The following proteins come from a genomic window of Hypanus sabinus isolate sHypSab1 chromosome 9, sHypSab1.hap1, whole genome shotgun sequence:
- the LOC132398889 gene encoding uncharacterized protein LOC132398889 has product MVGMTAHLNTLNTALQGKGRTALHMLEDVLAFERKLTVLARDLQKGTLSHFPNLREFKQGHDMIISEYLHSAIIAMQTSFGKRFCEFREEKNTLSFPVTPLSIDPSLLNTTALAGVSQPDLEMELADIADKDIWVSKFRRLTADLEDVARQKAVLAQKHKWSDIENLTDDSLRSCVKMKVTSYSPDVQTLCAEVQEQKSH; this is encoded by the coding sequence atggtaggcatgacagcgcacctgaacacgctgaacacagctcttcaggggaaaggacgtacagccctgcacatgttggaggatgttttggcattcgagcgcaagttgacagtgcttgccagagatttacagaaaggcactttgtctcacttccccaatttgagagagttcaaacaaggtcacgacatgataatttcggagtatttacattctgcaatcatcgcaatgcaaacatcgtttgggaaacgcttctgtgagttcagagaggaaaaaaacacattatccttcccggtcactcccttaagcatcgatccttccctactgaatacgactgcattggcaggtgtgagtcaacctgatcttgagatggaactggccgacatagccgacaaagacatatgggtgtccaagtttagacgcttgacagcagaccttgaagatgttgcccgtcagaaggccgttcttgctcagaaacacaaatggagtgatattgaaaacctcacagatgacagcttgcgatcctgtgtaaagatgaaggtgacatcatacagccctgatgtgcagacgctgtgcgctgaggtccaggagcagaaatcccattaa